Below is a window of Deinococcus fonticola DNA.
CTGGCGGTGAAAGTCGACGGTCACGCCGACGCGGTGGCCGAAGCCATCGAGAAGGACATGAAAAAGTGACTGATCTTGAGCCTCTGAAGAAAGAAGCCGCCCTCCGCGCCGTGCAACTCGTGCAGAGCGGCAATCGCGTGGGCCTCGGCACGGGCAGCACCGCCAGGTACGCCATAGAAGAAATCGGGCGCAGGCTGAAAAGTGGCGAACTGACGGGCATTGTGGGCGTATCCACCAGCGAAGCCAGCGAGAAACTCGCCCGCGAGGTCGGCATCCCCACTCAACCCCTCGACCCGCGCCCCCTGGACATCGCCATCGACGGCGCGGACGAAATAGCCCCGAACCTCGACCTCATCAAAGGCCTGGGCGGCGCACTGGTGCGCGAGAAAGTCACGGAAGTGCAGGCCAGGCGCCTGATTATCATCGCGGATCACACCAAGATTGTCGGCACCCTCGGCGAGAAAGCGCCGCTGCCCATCGAAATCCTGAAGTTCGGGTTCCTGAGCACCATCGAGCGCCTGCGTGAATTCCTGCCCGGTGGTCGCCTGCGCCAGCCCGGAGCGCACCCCTACGAAACCGACAACGGCAACTACATTTACGATGCGCAACTTCCCAAGGACTTTAACCCTGTCGAACTCGAACGCCGCATTAAAGGAACCCTCGGCATCGTGGACACCGGGTTTTTCCTGGGCATGGCCGAACGGGCCTTCGTGGCGGCCCCCGACGGCGTGCGGGAACTCACCCGCGATTGACCGGTGACGGACGCAGAGCAGCGGGCACTGGCCGCCGCGTTGGTCAGCCTGTTCGGGGAAAGGCTGAACATCCGGGTGCTGAAAGGTGGATTTCGTTTCGACTGGCAGGGCGAAGAATACGGCAGCCTGATGTTCTCTCAGGGCAGCTGCGGTCAGACCATGGCCCTGGACACCATCGTTTCCGCTGCGCTGAACACGGCTCACGACACTGTTCTGGAGGGGATGGGGTACGCCGGAAGCGATCCCGGCCCCCTCGCCACCTCGACTGCCGATTACCTTGTTCGGCCTGGGGCCTTCCTGCTGCGCGTCATCGCTGCTGACGGTGCCGTCTTAAGTGGGGCGACTTTCAGAGTTCCCTGAGGTGCTGTTCCAACTCCTCGGGGCTTCTGGTGGGAAGCTGGCAGGCCATGTTCACGCACACGTAAGCCTGTCCGCCGCCGCTGCGGCCTTCCAACACGGGAAGTTCGCCGCCTTCCATGGCGGGCGTGATGGCGGTGAAGGGCAGGAAATGCTCGTTTACGACCCGTTCCAGCGGGGCGCGTTCCTCCGGCGTGCCGATCATGGCGATTTCGGTGTGTGGCGCTTCCAGGAAGGCCGCGACCTGCCATAATCCACCAAAACCTCCCACGGCGGCCAGCAGGTCGCCCGCGAAGGAATCGACCGTGCGGCGGGCGATCTGCTCGGCCTGCTCGTCGCCGAAGTAACGGTGCATCCACAGCGCCAGCAGGGCAGCGGCGGCGTTGTCACTGATGACCGCAGAATCGAAGGCCTGCGCCTGCCGCGTCAGCAGCGTTTGGGCATTGCCACCCGACGAGTAGAACACTCCCGCGGTTTCGTCCCAGTAGTCGCGGCGCACGATGTTCCACAGTTCCCGCGCCCAGTTCAGGTGCTTCAGGTCGCCGCCGGCCTGGAACAACCCCACCAGCCCCAGCGCGTACAGGGCGTGGTCTTCCAGCAAGCCCTCGACTTTCGCCTGCCCGTCCTTGAAGGTGTGCTTCAGCGTGCCGTCGGGGAGTCGCATTTCCCGGTGGATGAGATCGGCGTTCCGGTGGGCGATTTCAAGGTAGCGCGGTTCCTTCAGAATGCGGGCGGCGTCCGCGAACGCAGCCAGGGCCAGCCCGTTCCACGAGGTCAGGATTTTATCGTCCAGGCCGGGTTGCGTGCGTTCGTTTCGGGCGTCCAGAAGGGCTGCTCTTGCCGCTTCGATCCGTACGGGCACGTCGTCCCCCAGGTCGCGTTGCAGGGCGTTGAGGGGGGTCGGCGTATGCAGGACGTTCCTTTTGCCGTACTGCGGTTGGTGCGGATCGAGAAAATTCCCCGCGTCCGTCACGTTGAAGTAGCGCAACGCCAGCTCGGCCTCGTCTCCAAGCACCTCGCGGACTTCCTCGGGCGTCCAGGTGAAGGTGAGGCCCTCCACGCCGCCCTGCTCGGTGGGCGTGTCGGCGTCCTGCGCGGAGTAAAACCCGCCAGTGGGGGAGAGCATCTCGCGCTCCAGGTAGGTCAGGGTGCGGCGGGCCAGGTTCGCGTACTCGTCGTTTTTCGTGATCTGGTAGGCGTGCAGCAGGGTGCGGGTGAGCTGGGCGTTGTCGTACAGCATCTTCTCGAAGTGCGGCACCAGCCACTGCGCGTCCACACTGTAACGGTGAAAGCCGCCGCCCAGGTGGTCGTGAATGCCGCCCGCACCCATGCGGCTCAGGGTGTGCAGGGCCATGTCCCGCCCTTCCGCCTGGGTCAGCAGGAAATCCAGCGTGGTGGGTGCAGGAAACTTCGGGGCGCTTCCGAACCCGCCCTGCACGTCGTCATAGGCCCGACGGAGGTTCTGCACGGCGCGGTGCAGGGCGTCGGCGGGCAACGCGCCTCCTGAGGTGCGCGGCTGGCTGGCCTCCTGAATGTGCGCAGTCAGCGCCTGCGCGTTGCCCAGCGCCTGCTCACGCTTGTTGCGCCACACGTCCGAAATGCTGGCCATCACCCGCCTGAAACTGGGCAGGCCGTGGCCGTCATGCGGTGGAAAGTAAGTCCCCGCGTAGAACGGCTCGCCGTCCGGCGTCAGGAACACCGTCATGGGCCACCCACCCTGCCCCGTGAGGGCCTGTGTGGCGGCCATGTAAACGGCGTCCACGTCGGGCCGCTCCTCCCGATCCACTTTCACGTTCACGAAATGCTCGTTCATCAGGGCCGCCGTCTGCGCGTCCTCGAAGGATTCGTGCGCCATCACGTGGCAC
It encodes the following:
- a CDS encoding thioredoxin domain-containing protein; translated protein: MNRLAHESSPYLLQHQDNPVDWWPWSEEAFAEARRRDVPVLLSVGYSTCHWCHVMAHESFEDAQTAALMNEHFVNVKVDREERPDVDAVYMAATQALTGQGGWPMTVFLTPDGEPFYAGTYFPPHDGHGLPSFRRVMASISDVWRNKREQALGNAQALTAHIQEASQPRTSGGALPADALHRAVQNLRRAYDDVQGGFGSAPKFPAPTTLDFLLTQAEGRDMALHTLSRMGAGGIHDHLGGGFHRYSVDAQWLVPHFEKMLYDNAQLTRTLLHAYQITKNDEYANLARRTLTYLEREMLSPTGGFYSAQDADTPTEQGGVEGLTFTWTPEEVREVLGDEAELALRYFNVTDAGNFLDPHQPQYGKRNVLHTPTPLNALQRDLGDDVPVRIEAARAALLDARNERTQPGLDDKILTSWNGLALAAFADAARILKEPRYLEIAHRNADLIHREMRLPDGTLKHTFKDGQAKVEGLLEDHALYALGLVGLFQAGGDLKHLNWARELWNIVRRDYWDETAGVFYSSGGNAQTLLTRQAQAFDSAVISDNAAAALLALWMHRYFGDEQAEQIARRTVDSFAGDLLAAVGGFGGLWQVAAFLEAPHTEIAMIGTPEERAPLERVVNEHFLPFTAITPAMEGGELPVLEGRSGGGQAYVCVNMACQLPTRSPEELEQHLREL
- the rpiA gene encoding ribose 5-phosphate isomerase A, with protein sequence MTDLEPLKKEAALRAVQLVQSGNRVGLGTGSTARYAIEEIGRRLKSGELTGIVGVSTSEASEKLAREVGIPTQPLDPRPLDIAIDGADEIAPNLDLIKGLGGALVREKVTEVQARRLIIIADHTKIVGTLGEKAPLPIEILKFGFLSTIERLREFLPGGRLRQPGAHPYETDNGNYIYDAQLPKDFNPVELERRIKGTLGIVDTGFFLGMAERAFVAAPDGVRELTRD